In a single window of the Bacillus clarus genome:
- the ftsL gene encoding cell division protein FtsL produces MTNLAVKYKQPVQEEVQSQVPQQTIQPKAKVKITRIEKLLYVAFIGFLLYACVAFIGNKAGLYQVNTEAATIEQEIVTQQKENQELQAEVEKLSRYDRIAEIAKKHGLEINANNVKGLQ; encoded by the coding sequence ATGACTAATTTAGCTGTAAAGTACAAACAACCTGTGCAAGAAGAGGTGCAATCTCAAGTCCCACAGCAGACGATACAACCGAAAGCTAAGGTGAAGATTACAAGAATTGAGAAACTGTTGTATGTAGCTTTTATTGGCTTTTTATTATATGCCTGTGTAGCTTTTATTGGAAATAAAGCGGGATTATATCAAGTTAATACAGAAGCAGCCACTATAGAACAGGAAATTGTAACACAGCAAAAAGAAAATCAAGAATTACAAGCTGAAGTGGAAAAGTTAAGTCGTTATGACCGAATCGCTGAAATCGCAAAAAAACACGGGCTAGAAATTAATGCGAATAACGTGAAAGGTCTACAGTAG
- the rsmH gene encoding 16S rRNA (cytosine(1402)-N(4))-methyltransferase RsmH: protein MFKHVTVLLKETVDGLDIKPGGTYVDCTLGGGGHSSYLLSQLTEGGKLIAFDQDEIAIQNAKEKFSSYGEQFVTVKSNFRYLSEKLHELGITEVDGILFDLGVSSPQLDTPERGFSYHHDAPLDMRMDQDAPLTAYDVVNSWSYEQLVRIFFQYGEEKFSKQIARKIEAYRENKAIETTGELVELIKEGIPAPARRTGGHPAKRVFQAIRIAVNDELKVFEEALESAIDMVKPGGRISVITFHSLEDRICKTTFKRNSTTPQLPPGLPIIPDEFKPKLKLITRKPILPSDIELEENNRARSAKLRIAEKR, encoded by the coding sequence ATGTTTAAACACGTAACAGTACTTTTAAAAGAAACAGTAGATGGCTTGGATATAAAGCCGGGTGGTACATATGTAGACTGTACACTAGGCGGCGGGGGACATAGTTCTTATTTACTATCCCAGCTAACAGAAGGAGGAAAGTTAATTGCATTTGATCAAGATGAAATTGCGATTCAAAATGCAAAAGAAAAATTCTCTTCTTATGGTGAGCAATTTGTAACAGTAAAGAGTAACTTCCGCTATTTATCAGAAAAGCTACATGAATTAGGTATCACAGAAGTAGATGGGATTTTATTTGATTTAGGTGTTTCATCCCCACAATTAGATACGCCAGAGCGTGGTTTTAGTTATCATCATGATGCACCGTTGGATATGCGGATGGATCAAGATGCCCCATTAACAGCATATGATGTTGTAAACAGCTGGTCATATGAACAACTCGTAAGAATTTTCTTCCAATACGGTGAAGAGAAATTTTCAAAACAAATTGCAAGAAAAATTGAAGCGTATCGTGAGAATAAAGCAATTGAAACAACAGGAGAGCTAGTGGAATTGATTAAAGAAGGTATTCCAGCTCCAGCACGTCGAACAGGTGGACATCCTGCCAAACGAGTATTCCAGGCTATACGTATTGCTGTAAATGATGAGTTAAAAGTATTTGAAGAAGCGCTAGAATCTGCGATTGATATGGTAAAGCCAGGCGGAAGAATTAGCGTTATTACCTTCCATTCATTAGAAGATCGTATTTGTAAAACAACGTTTAAAAGAAACAGCACAACTCCACAGCTTCCACCAGGTTTACCAATTATTCCTGATGAGTTCAAGCCGAAGTTAAAGCTTATTACAAGAAAGCCGATTTTGCCTTCTGATATAGAATTAGAAGAGAATAATCGTGCGCGTTCTGCGAAGTTACGGATCGCTGAAAAACGATAA
- the panE gene encoding 2-dehydropantoate 2-reductase: MNMKIGVVGPGAIGLLYAFYFKKNKQDVTLFTRTVEQAEKFMQTGIICMRDGKQETVFPRVLPIENMLDERLDYTFIAVKQYHLSDILPFVQEKPAVVFLQNGMSHLHVMEALSCESVAIGMVEHGAKKENEYTIRHAGIGVTKFGLVRGEYNQFEAMFNCFPSRCFSYQIEDDWKQTMCNKLIVNVCINPLTALLGVQNGELISNPFFYKTMEQVFLEVSFLISDQKKESLWKMVCQVCEKTSNNTSSMLADIKEKRQTEINAIVGYVIEEAEKQQKQVPTLQFLYNAIKGLEA, from the coding sequence ATAAATATGAAAATCGGGGTTGTTGGGCCAGGAGCTATCGGTCTCCTATATGCATTTTATTTTAAAAAAAATAAGCAAGATGTTACATTGTTTACAAGAACAGTTGAGCAAGCAGAAAAATTCATGCAGACGGGTATAATATGTATGCGAGATGGAAAACAGGAAACTGTATTCCCTCGTGTTTTACCGATAGAGAATATGTTAGACGAGAGGTTAGATTACACGTTCATAGCTGTAAAACAATATCATTTATCAGATATACTTCCGTTTGTACAGGAGAAGCCAGCAGTAGTTTTTTTACAGAATGGGATGTCTCACCTTCATGTTATGGAAGCGTTGAGTTGTGAAAGTGTCGCGATAGGTATGGTAGAGCATGGAGCGAAAAAAGAGAATGAATATACGATCCGCCATGCGGGGATAGGTGTTACAAAATTTGGGCTTGTACGTGGTGAGTATAATCAATTCGAAGCGATGTTCAATTGTTTCCCTTCTCGGTGCTTCTCTTATCAAATAGAGGACGATTGGAAGCAAACGATGTGTAATAAATTAATAGTTAATGTATGTATTAATCCGTTAACGGCACTGTTAGGGGTGCAAAATGGCGAATTGATATCAAATCCGTTTTTTTATAAAACGATGGAGCAAGTATTTCTAGAGGTCTCATTTCTAATAAGTGATCAAAAAAAAGAATCTTTATGGAAAATGGTTTGCCAAGTGTGCGAAAAAACATCAAACAACACATCTTCTATGTTAGCTGACATAAAAGAAAAACGACAAACAGAAATTAATGCTATTGTTGGTTATGTAATAGAAGAAGCCGAGAAACAACAAAAACAAGTTCCGACACTTCAATTTCTTTACAATGCAATAAAAGGATTGGAAGCATAA
- the bshC gene encoding bacillithiol biosynthesis cysteine-adding enzyme BshC: MEIKEISVPLQGVVADYMNGKKEIQTCFDYQLTEDGFKQRLRDLRDKKFFRQDLVAHLLEYNTHLQAGEYTIRNIEMLADENTYVVIGGQQAGLLTGPLYTAHKIISILQLAKEKEASLGVKVVPVFWIAGEDHDIDEINHIFVTKNRKVKKTIFHDRHPKKASASESDLSLEDCRNWIEEIFKTYPETNFTKDVLQFVEDALKKSRTYVDFFAHLITNLFADSGLILVDSHHPALRKLEVPFFKRILSDYKGVQDGLYNQQQVIREQGYKPIIETKSNAVHVFMQIEEERVLLEEVNGKFIGKDGTYSFSYEELIGEMERSPERFSNNVVTRPLMQEYIFPTLAFIGGPGEIAYWSELQQVFHVFGFQMPPVVPRLTISYMERDITTDIYDLDLHENDPFVYDIGDLREKWLSNQIEEPIDGQFVEAKKGIMDIHTSLQQFVKTIDPGLGEFAEKNERKINEQIELLERMLKRNVEKKHEVQLNKFRRLQFALRPLGAPQERVWNICYYLNQFGLDFLDRVMKQSYSWDGKHHVIKL; the protein is encoded by the coding sequence ATGGAGATAAAAGAAATCTCTGTTCCACTACAAGGTGTTGTGGCGGACTATATGAACGGTAAAAAAGAGATTCAGACATGTTTTGATTATCAGTTAACAGAAGATGGTTTTAAGCAGCGTCTGCGTGATTTACGTGATAAAAAGTTTTTCCGCCAAGATTTGGTGGCGCATTTATTAGAATATAATACACATTTACAGGCTGGAGAATATACAATTCGAAATATAGAAATGCTTGCGGATGAAAATACATACGTCGTTATAGGTGGACAACAGGCGGGGTTACTTACAGGGCCGTTGTATACAGCACATAAAATTATTTCTATTTTACAGTTAGCTAAGGAAAAAGAAGCTAGTTTAGGAGTTAAGGTTGTCCCTGTTTTTTGGATTGCTGGTGAAGATCATGATATTGATGAAATTAATCATATATTTGTAACGAAAAATAGAAAAGTAAAAAAGACGATTTTTCATGACCGCCATCCGAAAAAGGCAAGTGCTTCTGAATCGGATCTTTCACTTGAAGACTGTAGAAACTGGATTGAAGAGATTTTTAAAACATATCCAGAAACGAATTTTACAAAGGATGTATTACAATTTGTTGAAGATGCTTTGAAGAAGTCACGCACGTATGTAGATTTCTTTGCGCATCTCATTACCAATCTGTTCGCGGATTCAGGGTTGATTCTCGTAGATTCTCATCATCCTGCATTAAGAAAATTAGAAGTGCCGTTCTTTAAACGAATTTTAAGTGACTATAAGGGTGTTCAAGACGGTCTTTATAATCAGCAGCAGGTTATTAGGGAGCAGGGATATAAACCAATTATTGAAACGAAATCAAATGCAGTGCATGTATTTATGCAAATTGAAGAAGAGCGTGTGCTGTTAGAAGAAGTGAACGGGAAGTTTATTGGTAAAGATGGGACGTATTCATTTTCGTACGAAGAATTAATAGGAGAGATGGAAAGAAGCCCAGAGCGTTTTAGTAATAATGTTGTAACACGCCCGCTTATGCAAGAATATATTTTCCCGACATTAGCTTTTATCGGAGGGCCTGGTGAAATTGCTTACTGGAGTGAATTACAACAAGTATTTCATGTGTTTGGCTTCCAGATGCCACCAGTCGTTCCTCGTCTTACAATAAGTTATATGGAAAGAGATATAACAACAGATATATATGATTTAGACTTACATGAAAATGATCCGTTTGTATATGATATCGGTGATTTGCGAGAAAAGTGGCTGTCTAATCAAATAGAAGAACCGATTGATGGTCAATTTGTTGAAGCGAAAAAAGGGATAATGGATATCCATACATCGTTACAACAGTTTGTGAAAACAATAGATCCTGGATTAGGTGAATTCGCTGAGAAGAATGAGCGGAAAATTAATGAGCAAATTGAACTGCTAGAAAGAATGCTAAAAAGAAATGTTGAGAAAAAACATGAAGTTCAACTGAACAAGTTCCGTCGCTTACAATTCGCGCTTCGCCCGCTCGGGGCACCGCAAGAACGGGTGTGGAATATATGTTATTATTTGAATCAATTCGGCCTTGATTTTCTTGATCGGGTGATGAAGCAATCTTATTCATGGGATGGAAAACATCATGTTATAAAACTATAA
- a CDS encoding penicillin-binding protein translates to MKINMSKFHTNKGAGYFMIFFLLLFFLLLARFFYIQATGTVHKQDLKKLAEQKHSKTGVLEANRGTIYDQNGHVLAQDANSYKIVAELKGANSVKDKEDTAKKIAGVLGKGEEEILATLNKDKRQVEFGTLGKNLTKEKKEQIENLKMPGISFVTEKARVYPNGDFASYVIGHAKPNDDGIAEGQFGLEKSLDKYLRASNGKVAYTGDRKGVSLDGGKVNVKAPTNGDNVYLTIDQRIQSFLEEAMKAADKHYEPEMLIGVVADPKTGKILAMSSSPSYDPNKRDIHHFLNDPIASAFEPGSTMKIFTLAAAINEGVYDGQAYYQSGTYPVGNRKIKDHNGGAGWGSITFDEGVERSSNVAFAILGDQKLGPERFRQYIHKFGLDEKTNIDLPGEGPNTIIFDQQIQQVTTTFGQGSTVTPIQLVQAATAIANDGKMMKPYTIDKIVDPITDKVKLEHKPEEVGKPVTKETAAQVRQLLERVVTSPKGTGNAYKIDGYSVGGKTGTAQIPDGKGGYMIGRENYIFSFLGMAPMDDPQLVVYLAIKQPKLKDNEYGAQPLAEIFKSVTKNSLEYLKIKPNEVKDPKKYVKEQQTVVPDVTGKTMEEAKVALEKAKLRPIILGEGKVQQQVPKATEKTLKGDRVFLVGDKPTMPNIQGWALRDVMNLAKTLRLNLKPSGTGYVTEQSVAEGTLLQPGTELGVTLVPPLEPQQEAEKP, encoded by the coding sequence ATGAAGATAAATATGAGTAAATTTCATACCAATAAAGGAGCAGGTTACTTTATGATATTTTTCCTCCTGCTCTTTTTTCTGTTGTTAGCCCGATTCTTTTATATTCAAGCAACAGGAACAGTGCATAAACAGGACTTAAAGAAACTTGCTGAGCAAAAACATAGTAAAACAGGTGTACTTGAAGCGAACCGTGGGACAATATATGACCAAAATGGCCATGTGTTAGCACAGGATGCGAATTCTTATAAAATTGTAGCAGAGTTAAAAGGCGCTAATTCGGTAAAGGATAAAGAAGATACTGCTAAAAAAATTGCAGGTGTACTTGGGAAAGGCGAAGAGGAGATTTTAGCCACTTTAAACAAAGATAAGAGGCAAGTGGAATTTGGAACGTTAGGGAAAAACTTGACGAAAGAGAAAAAAGAACAAATAGAAAATCTTAAAATGCCAGGTATTTCTTTCGTTACAGAAAAAGCGAGAGTATATCCGAATGGGGATTTTGCGTCGTACGTAATAGGCCATGCGAAACCGAATGATGATGGGATTGCAGAAGGTCAATTTGGATTAGAAAAAAGTTTAGATAAGTATTTGCGTGCTTCTAATGGGAAGGTAGCTTATACGGGAGATCGTAAAGGGGTTTCTCTTGATGGTGGGAAAGTAAATGTAAAGGCACCTACAAATGGAGATAATGTATACTTAACGATTGATCAGCGTATTCAAAGTTTTCTAGAAGAGGCAATGAAAGCAGCGGATAAACATTACGAACCGGAAATGTTAATTGGAGTTGTTGCAGATCCAAAAACGGGAAAAATATTAGCGATGTCTAGTAGTCCTAGTTATGATCCGAATAAGCGTGATATTCATCATTTTTTAAATGATCCAATTGCGAGTGCGTTTGAACCTGGATCTACGATGAAAATTTTCACGCTAGCAGCAGCCATTAATGAAGGTGTATATGATGGACAAGCGTATTATCAATCTGGTACGTATCCAGTTGGAAATCGTAAAATAAAAGATCATAACGGTGGTGCAGGATGGGGATCTATTACTTTTGATGAAGGGGTAGAACGTTCTTCAAACGTCGCTTTTGCGATTTTAGGCGATCAAAAACTTGGACCAGAACGTTTCAGGCAATACATTCACAAATTTGGATTAGATGAAAAAACAAACATTGATTTACCTGGTGAAGGGCCAAATACAATTATATTTGATCAACAAATTCAACAAGTTACAACAACATTTGGACAAGGTTCTACTGTTACTCCAATCCAGCTTGTACAAGCCGCAACAGCGATTGCGAATGATGGGAAAATGATGAAACCTTATACAATTGATAAAATTGTAGATCCAATAACAGATAAAGTAAAGTTAGAACATAAACCAGAAGAAGTAGGAAAACCTGTTACTAAAGAGACAGCAGCTCAAGTAAGGCAATTGTTAGAGCGCGTTGTTACATCACCAAAGGGAACAGGGAATGCATATAAGATTGATGGGTATTCAGTTGGTGGTAAAACAGGTACGGCACAAATACCTGACGGTAAAGGTGGCTATATGATAGGAAGGGAGAATTATATATTCTCATTCTTAGGTATGGCACCGATGGATGATCCTCAACTAGTTGTATATTTAGCGATTAAGCAACCGAAATTAAAAGATAATGAATATGGGGCACAACCCCTTGCCGAAATCTTCAAATCTGTAACGAAAAATAGTTTAGAGTATTTGAAGATTAAACCAAATGAAGTAAAAGATCCGAAAAAATATGTAAAAGAACAGCAAACTGTCGTACCAGATGTAACTGGAAAGACGATGGAAGAAGCGAAAGTGGCATTGGAAAAAGCTAAGCTGCGTCCAATTATATTAGGTGAAGGGAAAGTACAACAACAAGTACCGAAAGCAACCGAAAAAACATTGAAGGGTGATCGAGTCTTCTTAGTAGGAGATAAACCTACAATGCCAAATATACAAGGTTGGGCACTTCGTGATGTTATGAATTTAGCAAAAACATTAAGGCTTAATTTAAAACCGTCTGGTACAGGATATGTAACGGAGCAAAGTGTAGCGGAAGGAACGTTATTACAACCTGGTACAGAATTAGGTGTAACACTCGTGCCACCGCTTGAGCCACAGCAAGAGGCGGAGAAGCCGTAA